From the genome of Streptomyces sp. NBC_01116, one region includes:
- a CDS encoding M1 family metallopeptidase, protein MNHAHPPRRRTARTSLLLALALALLGGGCTGGVRGTPGAAGLRDPYFPGLGNGGYDVTHYGLELDVDPAGDRLRGTATITARATQDLSAFHLDLAGLDVDGATVEGRPAAVNRAGKELTLRPAADVEERLSAGRTFTAVVRYSGSPETITDPDGSKEGWLRTADGAVALGEPAGSMAWFPGNHHPSDKAAYDLAITVPEGLAGISNGELVSRRTANGRTAYRWRTAEPMASYLATVAVGRFTTEESVTPDGIRVFTAVDPESAAASADVLARIPAVLTWSAGKFGPYPFSSAGAIVERTGDSAYALETQNRPVYPGPPDTALLVHELAHQWFGNSVTPATWRDMWLNEGFATYAEWLWAADHEDVPVEESFQEAYESDENWAFPPADPPSAAELSEPPVYGRGAMAVHRVRLALDDRAFFALVQGWTKTHRHANASTDDFTAYVEEETGRDLSELWDAWLYGRSRPPVEG, encoded by the coding sequence GTGAACCACGCTCACCCGCCCCGGCGGCGCACCGCCCGCACCTCTCTGCTGCTCGCCCTCGCCCTGGCTCTTCTCGGCGGGGGCTGTACGGGCGGGGTGCGGGGAACCCCGGGCGCGGCCGGACTGCGCGACCCCTACTTCCCGGGGCTCGGCAACGGCGGTTACGACGTCACCCACTACGGCCTGGAGCTCGACGTCGACCCGGCCGGGGACCGGCTGCGCGGCACGGCCACGATCACCGCCCGCGCCACCCAGGACCTGAGCGCCTTCCACCTCGACCTCGCCGGGCTCGACGTGGACGGCGCCACGGTCGAGGGCCGCCCGGCCGCCGTGAACCGGGCGGGCAAGGAGCTGACGCTGCGTCCGGCGGCCGACGTCGAGGAGCGGCTGAGCGCGGGGCGTACGTTCACCGCCGTCGTGCGCTACTCCGGCTCCCCGGAGACGATCACCGACCCTGACGGGTCGAAGGAGGGCTGGCTGCGGACGGCCGACGGCGCGGTCGCCCTCGGCGAACCGGCCGGGTCCATGGCCTGGTTCCCCGGCAACCACCACCCGAGCGACAAGGCCGCGTACGACCTCGCGATCACCGTGCCCGAGGGGCTCGCCGGGATCTCCAACGGGGAGCTGGTGTCCCGGCGTACGGCGAACGGGCGCACCGCCTACCGCTGGCGGACCGCCGAACCGATGGCGAGCTATCTGGCGACCGTCGCCGTCGGGCGGTTCACCACCGAGGAGTCGGTGACCCCCGACGGCATCCGGGTGTTCACCGCCGTGGACCCGGAGTCGGCGGCGGCGAGCGCGGACGTGCTGGCGCGGATTCCGGCGGTGCTGACGTGGTCGGCGGGGAAGTTCGGCCCGTATCCCTTCTCGTCCGCCGGGGCGATCGTCGAGCGGACGGGCGACTCGGCCTACGCCCTGGAGACCCAGAACCGGCCCGTCTACCCCGGCCCGCCGGACACCGCGCTCCTCGTCCACGAACTGGCCCACCAGTGGTTCGGGAACTCCGTCACCCCCGCGACCTGGCGGGACATGTGGCTCAACGAGGGCTTCGCGACCTACGCGGAGTGGCTCTGGGCCGCCGACCACGAGGACGTACCGGTCGAGGAGAGCTTTCAGGAGGCGTACGAGTCCGACGAGAACTGGGCGTTCCCGCCCGCCGATCCGCCGTCCGCCGCCGAGCTGTCCGAGCCGCCGGTCTACGGGCGGGGGGCGATGGCCGTGCACCGCGTCCGGCTCGCCCTGGACGACCGGGCGTTCTTCGCCCTGGTCCAGGGGTGGACGAAGACCCACCGGCACGCCAACGCCTCGACCGACGACTTCACCGCGTACGTGGAGGAGGAGACGGGGCGGGACCTCTCCGAGCTGTGGGACGCCTGGCTGTACGGCAGGAGCCGGCCGCCCGTGGAGGGCTGA
- the arfB gene encoding alternative ribosome rescue aminoacyl-tRNA hydrolase ArfB encodes MSGPHVIRGSVSLPEAELMWRFSRSSGPGGQHVNTSDSQVELRFDLAATDALPEVWKARALERLASRLVGGVISVRASEHRSQWRNRETAAVRLAALLAEATAPPPKPRIKRKIPRGINERRLREKKQRGDTKRGRSGRDW; translated from the coding sequence ATGTCCGGGCCCCATGTCATCCGCGGCTCGGTCTCCCTCCCGGAGGCCGAGCTCATGTGGCGTTTCTCGCGGTCCTCCGGGCCCGGCGGCCAGCACGTCAACACCAGCGACTCCCAGGTCGAGCTGCGCTTCGACCTGGCGGCGACCGACGCGCTCCCCGAGGTGTGGAAGGCGCGGGCGCTGGAGCGGCTCGCGAGCAGGCTGGTGGGCGGGGTGATCTCCGTACGGGCCTCCGAGCACCGCTCCCAGTGGCGCAACCGCGAGACGGCCGCGGTGCGGCTCGCCGCACTCCTGGCCGAGGCCACGGCGCCGCCGCCCAAGCCCCGGATCAAGCGGAAGATCCCGCGCGGGATCAACGAGCGCAGGCTGCGGGAGAAGAAGCAGCGCGGCGACACCAAGCGCGGACGCTCGGGCCGCGACTGGTGA
- a CDS encoding TerD family protein, with translation MAVSLSKGGNVSLTKEAPGLTAVTVGLGWDVRTTTGTDFDLDASAIAVNPTGKVVSDGHFVFFNNKSTPDQTIVHTGDNVTGEGEGDDEQINVNLAGLPADVDKIVFPVSIYDAENRSQNFGQVRNAFIRILNQAGGAEIARYDLSEDAATETAMVFGELYRNGAEWKFRAVGQGYASGLRGIAQDFGVNL, from the coding sequence ATGGCAGTAAGCCTGTCCAAGGGCGGCAACGTCTCGCTCACCAAGGAGGCACCGGGCCTTACCGCCGTCACGGTCGGCCTCGGCTGGGACGTCCGTACCACCACCGGCACCGACTTCGACCTCGACGCCTCGGCGATCGCGGTCAACCCGACGGGGAAGGTCGTCTCGGACGGCCACTTCGTCTTCTTCAACAACAAGTCGACGCCGGACCAGACCATCGTGCACACCGGTGACAACGTCACGGGTGAGGGCGAGGGCGACGACGAGCAGATCAACGTCAACCTGGCGGGCCTGCCGGCCGACGTGGACAAGATCGTCTTCCCGGTCTCCATCTACGACGCCGAGAACCGCAGCCAGAACTTCGGCCAGGTCCGGAACGCGTTCATCCGCATCCTCAACCAGGCCGGCGGCGCCGAGATCGCCCGCTACGACCTGAGCGAGGACGCCGCCACCGAGACCGCCATGGTCTTCGGCGAGCTGTACCGCAACGGCGCCGAGTGGAAGTTCCGCGCGGTCGGCCAGGGGTACGCCTCCGGCCTGCGCGGCATCGCCCAGGACTTCGGCGTCAACCTCTGA
- a CDS encoding M4 family metallopeptidase: MNLHTTPHTSRAHRGTRRLAALAAVAAMVVAGVQAGSAVATPGDGDARTAAATPSTAAALGVNPSAQRATAIKSAQADTSSAAKALKLGDREKLIARDVVKDAEGTVHTRYERTYDGLPVLGGDLVTHTTAAGRLTGVDRATDAKIAVASTTPKLKAAASARKVIWAGHGGAPVLAWETVKKGVQKDGTPSRVHTLTDATTGKKLHSYEAIETGTGTSQYSGEVELTTTKTDAGFELTDGERGGHRTYDLGQGSSGTGELVTDDDDVWGDGTGADRQTAAVDAHYGAAKTWDFYKTALGRDGIAGDGKAAYSRVHYGENYVNAFWDDSCFCMTYGDGEGNKSALTSIDVAAHEMTHGLTSATANLDYAGESGGLNEATSDILGVSVEFFADNASDAGDYLIGEKIDINGDGTPLRYMDKPSKDGNSADFWDENLGGIDVHYSSGVANHFFYLLAEGSGKKTVNGVDYDSATSDGSTLTGIGREKAYQIWYKALTVYMTSTTDYAGARVATEKAATDLFGADSEELKAVSATWTGVNVK; the protein is encoded by the coding sequence ATGAACCTCCACACCACCCCCCACACCTCCCGCGCCCACCGTGGCACCCGTCGGCTCGCGGCACTCGCGGCGGTCGCCGCGATGGTCGTCGCCGGTGTCCAGGCCGGATCCGCCGTCGCCACGCCCGGCGACGGCGACGCCCGTACCGCCGCGGCGACGCCCTCCACGGCCGCCGCACTCGGCGTGAACCCCTCGGCGCAGCGCGCCACGGCCATCAAGTCGGCCCAGGCGGACACCTCCTCGGCGGCGAAGGCCCTGAAGCTCGGCGACCGGGAGAAGCTGATCGCCCGCGACGTCGTCAAGGACGCCGAGGGCACCGTCCACACCCGCTACGAGCGCACCTACGACGGCCTGCCCGTCCTCGGCGGCGACCTCGTCACCCACACCACCGCCGCCGGCAGGCTCACGGGCGTGGACAGGGCGACCGACGCGAAGATAGCCGTGGCGTCGACGACGCCGAAGCTGAAGGCGGCGGCGAGCGCCCGCAAGGTGATCTGGGCGGGCCACGGCGGAGCGCCCGTCCTCGCCTGGGAGACCGTCAAGAAGGGCGTCCAGAAGGACGGCACGCCCAGCCGCGTCCACACCCTCACCGACGCGACCACCGGAAAGAAGCTGCACAGCTACGAGGCGATCGAGACCGGCACCGGCACCAGCCAGTACAGCGGCGAGGTGGAGCTCACCACCACGAAGACCGACGCGGGCTTCGAACTGACCGACGGCGAGCGCGGCGGCCACCGGACGTACGACCTCGGCCAGGGCTCCTCCGGCACCGGCGAACTCGTCACGGACGACGACGACGTCTGGGGCGACGGCACCGGCGCGGACCGGCAGACCGCCGCCGTCGACGCCCACTACGGCGCCGCGAAGACCTGGGACTTCTACAAGACCGCGCTCGGCCGCGACGGCATCGCGGGCGACGGCAAGGCCGCCTACTCCCGGGTCCACTACGGCGAGAACTACGTCAACGCCTTCTGGGACGACAGCTGCTTCTGCATGACGTACGGCGACGGCGAGGGCAACAAGAGCGCCCTCACCTCCATCGACGTCGCGGCCCACGAGATGACCCACGGCCTCACCTCCGCCACCGCGAACCTGGACTACGCGGGCGAGTCCGGCGGCCTCAACGAGGCGACCAGCGACATCCTCGGCGTCTCGGTGGAGTTCTTCGCCGACAACGCCTCGGACGCCGGGGACTACCTCATCGGCGAGAAGATCGACATCAACGGCGACGGCACCCCGCTGCGCTACATGGACAAGCCCAGCAAGGACGGCAACTCCGCCGACTTCTGGGACGAGAACCTCGGCGGCATCGACGTCCACTACTCCTCCGGCGTCGCCAACCACTTCTTCTACCTGCTCGCCGAGGGCAGCGGAAAGAAGACGGTCAACGGCGTCGACTACGACTCCGCGACCTCCGACGGCTCGACGCTGACGGGCATCGGCCGGGAGAAGGCCTACCAGATCTGGTACAAGGCCCTCACCGTCTACATGACCTCCACCACCGACTACGCGGGCGCGCGCGTCGCGACCGAGAAGGCGGCGACCGACCTGTTCGGCGCGGACAGCGAGGAGCTGAAGGCGGTCTCGGCCACCTGGACCGGGGTCAACGTCAAGTAA
- a CDS encoding flavin reductase family protein, protein MSNDEFRAALARLAAGVVLVTAQEPPLDEDGRGEDVGMTATAFMSVSLDPPLVTVSLRNGSRMDDLLDEQPLWAVSVLAASQRHIAGRFAMKGRISDRLLFEDIPYARGEVTQAPLIGGALATLECRTEQRVVAGDHTLVIGRVLTAELPSAEGDPLAYFKGRYRRLD, encoded by the coding sequence GTGAGCAACGACGAGTTCCGTGCCGCCCTCGCGCGGCTGGCCGCCGGGGTGGTGCTGGTCACCGCCCAGGAGCCGCCCCTCGACGAGGACGGCCGGGGGGAGGACGTGGGCATGACGGCGACCGCCTTCATGTCCGTGTCCCTGGATCCGCCCCTGGTGACGGTGAGCCTGCGCAACGGCTCCCGGATGGACGACCTGCTGGACGAGCAGCCGCTGTGGGCGGTCTCCGTCCTGGCCGCGAGCCAGCGGCACATCGCGGGGCGGTTCGCCATGAAGGGCCGGATCAGCGACCGGCTGCTGTTCGAGGACATCCCGTACGCACGGGGCGAGGTGACGCAGGCTCCGCTGATCGGCGGGGCGCTCGCGACGCTGGAGTGCCGCACCGAGCAGCGCGTGGTGGCCGGGGACCACACCCTGGTGATCGGGCGGGTGCTCACGGCGGAGCTGCCGAGCGCGGAGGGCGACCCGCTGGCCTACTTCAAGGGCCGCTACCGCCGGCTGGACTGA
- a CDS encoding YncE family protein: protein MTAERGPRARRLALGIVAAALLAGCSAGTTEATPGTAPDPAGPSAAATPDPSRTPAGRTPDGTLLVADFGSDTVTFVDPGKDGSGRNGAPIASVEVGTAPYGLVVGEDGRAWVATAEGVAVVDTRERTRLALVPYETESGPVTTGEYRGGGMGIALAPDGKHVYVGVNVPGGDGAVEVIDTATREVTGTAPVGMRPFDVDVSPDGREVYATDHDSFDVTAVDADSLETRRMEVAPYGTEGGLGSWLKPHYAVVRPGDGKLLLPFEGERLAVLDPRTGEVTIEPMTANTHQHGAALAPDGTLLVVGTGPIGSDDEDPSLTVRSPEGEERVVPLDGPHEDVAVSEDGRTAYVTGGFTRDGYANGITVVDLDDEKNEPVRLEAGNRPLGIAIL, encoded by the coding sequence GTGACCGCGGAACGCGGCCCTCGCGCCCGTCGTCTCGCCCTCGGGATCGTCGCCGCCGCCCTGCTCGCCGGTTGCTCGGCCGGCACGACGGAAGCGACTCCGGGCACCGCCCCGGACCCCGCGGGCCCGTCCGCCGCGGCGACCCCCGACCCCTCCCGCACCCCGGCCGGCCGCACCCCCGACGGCACCCTCCTCGTCGCCGACTTCGGCAGCGACACCGTGACCTTCGTGGACCCCGGGAAGGACGGTTCGGGCAGGAACGGGGCCCCCATCGCCTCCGTCGAGGTCGGCACCGCGCCCTACGGCCTCGTCGTCGGCGAGGACGGGCGGGCCTGGGTCGCCACCGCCGAGGGCGTCGCGGTCGTCGACACCCGGGAGCGGACCCGGCTCGCGCTCGTCCCCTACGAGACGGAGTCCGGCCCGGTCACCACCGGCGAGTACCGGGGCGGCGGCATGGGCATCGCCCTGGCCCCGGACGGGAAGCACGTCTACGTCGGGGTCAACGTGCCCGGCGGCGACGGCGCGGTCGAGGTCATCGACACCGCGACCCGCGAGGTCACCGGCACCGCGCCCGTCGGCATGCGCCCGTTCGACGTGGACGTGTCCCCGGACGGCCGCGAGGTGTACGCCACCGACCACGACTCCTTCGACGTGACGGCGGTGGACGCCGACTCGCTGGAGACCCGGCGCATGGAGGTCGCCCCGTACGGCACGGAGGGCGGGCTCGGCTCCTGGCTGAAGCCGCACTACGCCGTCGTGCGCCCCGGGGACGGCAAGCTGCTGCTGCCGTTCGAGGGGGAGCGGCTCGCGGTCCTGGACCCGCGCACGGGAGAGGTGACGATCGAGCCGATGACCGCGAACACCCACCAGCACGGCGCGGCCCTCGCCCCCGACGGCACCCTCCTCGTGGTGGGCACCGGCCCGATCGGATCGGACGACGAGGACCCCTCTCTCACCGTCCGGTCCCCCGAGGGCGAGGAGCGGGTCGTCCCGCTGGACGGGCCGCACGAGGACGTGGCGGTGTCGGAGGACGGCCGCACGGCGTACGTCACCGGCGGCTTCACGCGCGACGGGTACGCGAACGGCATCACGGTCGTCGACCTGGACGACGAGAAGAACGAGCCGGTCCGCCTGGAGGCAGGCAACCGGCCACTCGGAATCGCCATCCTCTGA
- a CDS encoding carbohydrate-binding protein has product MTAGNNGASKPEDDDPFGYLYADGQAAGAQPPGQGGYGYPGPAAQPGVPRTSYNQVRAVGERQYGQQQVPQQQGGYGYPPQQQYGQPAQQYNRPNPQYAAPETYPGGGSDGQPPAQGGHGGGPGRGGPNTKALLIAAVAVVAVVLIGIGAALITGDDADKDDKQDEASSSQGPAGEVEESKKPEKKPKETPKPVELPKQDAATLTLGGTAALDSTVEGAKGANGNYINLNEVGRSATWTVEVPEAGAYTLYVTYGVPGKDAKTTLTVNAQEPRSINMKNFAQAAEGDLEKGWTNTYAYVQLDKGSNTLKLSCETGDQCDANLDQLELKSGHIKS; this is encoded by the coding sequence ATGACGGCCGGAAACAACGGCGCGAGCAAGCCCGAGGACGACGATCCGTTCGGCTATCTGTACGCGGACGGACAGGCGGCAGGCGCCCAGCCGCCCGGCCAGGGCGGCTACGGCTACCCGGGGCCGGCCGCGCAGCCGGGCGTGCCCAGAACGTCCTACAACCAGGTGCGGGCCGTCGGCGAGCGCCAGTACGGGCAGCAGCAGGTGCCGCAGCAGCAGGGCGGGTACGGCTACCCGCCCCAGCAGCAGTACGGCCAGCCCGCGCAGCAGTACAACCGGCCGAACCCGCAGTACGCGGCCCCCGAGACCTACCCGGGCGGCGGGTCCGACGGACAGCCTCCGGCACAGGGCGGCCACGGCGGCGGTCCGGGCCGGGGCGGCCCGAACACCAAGGCGCTCCTGATCGCGGCGGTCGCCGTGGTCGCGGTCGTCCTCATCGGCATCGGCGCCGCCCTGATCACGGGCGACGACGCCGACAAGGACGACAAGCAGGACGAGGCGTCCAGCTCGCAGGGCCCCGCCGGCGAGGTCGAGGAGTCGAAGAAGCCGGAGAAGAAGCCCAAGGAGACCCCGAAGCCGGTCGAGCTGCCGAAGCAGGACGCGGCGACGCTGACGCTGGGCGGCACGGCGGCCCTGGACTCCACGGTCGAGGGCGCCAAGGGCGCGAACGGCAACTACATCAACCTGAACGAGGTCGGCCGGTCGGCCACCTGGACGGTCGAGGTTCCCGAGGCCGGCGCGTACACCCTGTACGTGACCTACGGCGTGCCCGGCAAGGACGCGAAGACGACGCTGACGGTGAACGCGCAGGAGCCGCGCTCCATCAACATGAAGAACTTCGCGCAGGCCGCCGAGGGCGACCTGGAGAAGGGCTGGACGAACACGTACGCGTACGTCCAGCTCGACAAGGGCTCCAACACCCTCAAGCTGTCGTGCGAGACGGGCGACCAGTGCGACGCCAATCTCGACCAGCTGGAGCTGAAGTCCGGCCACATCAAGAGCTAG
- the nagA gene encoding N-acetylglucosamine-6-phosphate deacetylase, which yields MAGRAADSTVLAGARVVLPTGTVEDGRVTVEGTRISGSAPEGARTVDLSGHWVVPGFVDMHNHGGGGASFTSGTVDEVLTGIRTHREHGTTTMVASTVTGEMDFLARRAGVLSELVEQGDLAGIHFEGPFISPCRKGAHSEELLRDPDPADVRKLLDAARGTARMFTLATELPGGIDSVRLLAEHGVIAAIGHTDATYEQTVEAIDAGATVATHLFNAMPPLAHRDPGPIAALLEDDRITVELINDGTHLHPAVLELAYRHKGAARVALITDAMDAAGFGDGKYELGPLAVEVTDGVARLVEGGSIAGSTLTLDTAFRRAVTLDDIPVEDVVRSISANPARLLGVHDRVGSLEPGKDADLVVLDEDFVLKGVMRRGEWIIEPKTA from the coding sequence ATGGCCGGACGCGCAGCAGACAGCACCGTTCTCGCCGGCGCCCGGGTGGTGCTCCCCACCGGCACCGTCGAGGACGGCCGGGTGACCGTCGAGGGCACCCGGATCTCCGGTTCCGCACCGGAGGGCGCCCGGACCGTCGACCTCAGCGGCCACTGGGTGGTCCCCGGCTTCGTGGACATGCACAACCACGGCGGCGGCGGGGCCTCCTTCACCTCCGGCACCGTCGACGAGGTCCTCACCGGCATCCGTACGCACCGCGAGCACGGCACCACCACCATGGTCGCCTCCACGGTCACCGGTGAGATGGACTTCCTCGCCCGGCGCGCGGGCGTGCTGTCCGAGCTGGTCGAGCAGGGCGACCTGGCCGGGATCCACTTCGAGGGCCCCTTCATCTCGCCGTGCCGCAAGGGCGCCCACAGCGAGGAGCTGCTCCGCGACCCGGACCCGGCCGACGTCCGCAAGCTGCTGGACGCCGCGCGCGGCACCGCCCGGATGTTCACCCTCGCCACCGAGCTGCCCGGCGGCATCGACTCCGTACGGCTGCTCGCCGAACACGGGGTCATCGCCGCGATCGGCCACACGGACGCGACGTACGAGCAGACCGTCGAGGCCATCGACGCGGGCGCGACCGTCGCCACGCACCTGTTCAACGCGATGCCGCCGCTCGCCCACCGCGACCCCGGCCCGATCGCCGCCCTCCTGGAGGACGACCGGATCACCGTCGAGCTGATCAACGACGGCACGCACCTGCACCCGGCGGTCCTGGAGCTGGCCTACCGCCACAAGGGCGCGGCCCGCGTCGCGCTGATCACCGACGCGATGGACGCGGCCGGCTTCGGCGACGGGAAGTACGAGCTGGGACCGCTCGCGGTCGAGGTCACCGACGGGGTGGCCCGGCTGGTGGAGGGCGGCTCGATCGCCGGCTCCACGCTCACCCTGGACACCGCGTTCCGGCGGGCCGTCACCCTCGACGACATCCCCGTCGAGGACGTCGTCCGGTCCATCTCCGCCAACCCCGCCCGGCTGCTCGGCGTCCACGACCGGGTCGGCTCGCTGGAGCCTGGCAAGGACGCCGACCTGGTCGTCCTCGACGAGGACTTCGTCCTCAAGGGCGTCATGCGCCGGGGCGAGTGGATCATCGAGCCGAAGACCGCCTAG
- a CDS encoding 1-phosphofructokinase family hexose kinase, with product MILTVTLNTALDVTYTVDALVPHRSHRVGEVTERPGGKGLNVARVLGALGHESVVTGFVGGATGGVLRDLLAPLPPRDALVPVAGNTRRTLAITDRSTGDTTQLNEPGPQVSPAEWAAFLRTYEELLAGADAVALCGSLPPGIHVGAYAELVRIARAAAVPVLLDTSGEPLRRGIAARPDLVKPNAEELARLTGSREPLRAAHDARRRGAHAVIASLGPEGVLALTPDGVWRAAPPAPVRGNPTGAGDSAVAGLLSALAEGLDWPERLARAVALSTATVLAPTAGEFDAAAYAELLPRVVVAPHTPTP from the coding sequence ATGATCCTGACCGTCACTCTGAACACCGCGCTCGACGTGACGTACACCGTCGACGCGCTCGTCCCGCACCGCAGCCACCGGGTCGGCGAGGTCACCGAACGCCCCGGCGGCAAGGGCCTCAACGTCGCCCGGGTCCTCGGCGCGCTGGGCCACGAAAGCGTGGTGACCGGCTTCGTCGGCGGGGCCACCGGAGGCGTCCTGCGCGACCTCCTCGCCCCGCTCCCGCCGCGCGACGCCCTCGTGCCCGTCGCCGGGAACACCCGTCGCACGCTCGCGATCACCGACCGCTCGACCGGCGACACCACCCAGCTCAACGAACCCGGACCGCAGGTGAGCCCCGCCGAATGGGCCGCCTTCCTGCGGACGTACGAGGAGCTGCTCGCCGGGGCGGACGCCGTCGCGCTCTGCGGCAGCCTGCCGCCCGGCATCCACGTCGGGGCGTACGCGGAACTGGTCCGGATCGCCCGCGCCGCCGCCGTGCCCGTCCTCCTGGACACCAGCGGCGAACCGCTGCGCCGGGGCATCGCCGCCCGCCCCGACCTGGTCAAGCCGAACGCCGAGGAGCTGGCCCGGCTGACCGGCTCCCGCGAACCGCTGCGCGCCGCCCACGACGCCCGCCGCCGCGGGGCCCACGCCGTGATCGCGTCCCTGGGCCCCGAGGGCGTGCTCGCGCTCACCCCGGACGGCGTCTGGCGGGCCGCCCCGCCCGCCCCCGTGCGCGGCAACCCGACCGGCGCGGGCGACTCGGCGGTCGCCGGACTGCTGTCCGCCCTGGCCGAGGGGCTCGACTGGCCGGAGCGCCTCGCCCGCGCGGTGGCCCTGTCGACGGCGACGGTGCTGGCCCCGACGGCCGGTGAGTTCGACGCGGCGGCCTACGCGGAGCTGCTGCCGCGCGTCGTCGTGGCACCGCACACGCCGACGCCCTGA
- the cdgB gene encoding diguanylate cyclase CdgB: MEAESEPYVRLATMRQLHQAVADLNTARSLADTLQTVADGIVAGLGYELGCVNLVRPDGDLVIAAFAGNAAAEALITGRVGSRASWERRLSMGEAWDDLRFIPHTEGWVLLDDDVPQWHTEGPEPRFEDEWHPLDRLYAPMYASGSGRDLLGVISVDRPRNGRRPGAWGREALQMYASQAAIAISNARLRANMQRALVRLEREQQALRASEESFRQAFEYAPSGMAIAEMGGDQHGRLLRTNDALCRLLGRPASVLRRYSFADLVHPEDIGTLLRTSAEGGRAELRLSRRDGTYLWVSLRNSVVADTADGPRFLLTHVEDIEERKRHELNLAHRASHDALTGLPNSAELKSRLSARICERPNSPAATAIEALDAAYGDVESSLTHGYQADGYEGEAIPGGGPFDHHVHAVAPDPEHDDGTKGLAVLFCDLDGFKSINDRFGHHTGDAVLIEVSRRLSTCVRDGDTVARLGGDEFVVLADGLGAADAADLAVRLRNAIIPPIRVDGRAVRVGASFGIGWAECGMTVEEVLRSADQRMYVEKRSRSKVHRRAG; encoded by the coding sequence ATGGAGGCCGAGTCGGAACCGTACGTCCGCCTTGCGACCATGCGGCAGCTGCATCAGGCCGTCGCTGATCTCAATACGGCACGGAGTCTGGCGGACACGCTGCAGACCGTGGCCGACGGGATCGTCGCGGGCCTCGGCTACGAGCTGGGCTGCGTGAACCTGGTCCGCCCGGACGGCGACCTCGTCATCGCTGCCTTCGCGGGCAACGCCGCGGCCGAGGCCCTGATCACCGGCCGCGTCGGCTCCCGCGCCTCCTGGGAGCGCCGGCTCTCCATGGGCGAGGCCTGGGACGACCTCCGCTTCATCCCGCACACCGAGGGCTGGGTCCTCCTCGACGACGACGTACCCCAGTGGCACACCGAGGGACCCGAACCCCGGTTCGAGGACGAGTGGCATCCGCTGGACCGGCTCTACGCCCCGATGTACGCCTCCGGCAGCGGCCGGGACCTCCTCGGCGTCATATCCGTCGACCGGCCGCGCAACGGGCGCCGCCCCGGAGCGTGGGGGCGCGAGGCGCTCCAGATGTACGCCTCCCAGGCCGCCATCGCGATCAGCAACGCCCGGCTGCGGGCCAACATGCAGCGCGCCCTCGTCCGCCTGGAGCGGGAGCAGCAGGCGCTGCGGGCCAGCGAGGAGTCCTTCCGCCAGGCCTTCGAGTACGCGCCCAGCGGCATGGCCATCGCCGAGATGGGCGGCGACCAGCACGGCCGGCTGCTGCGCACCAACGACGCCCTGTGCCGGCTGCTCGGCCGCCCCGCCTCGGTGCTCCGCCGCTACTCCTTCGCCGATCTGGTGCACCCCGAGGACATCGGCACCCTGCTGCGGACCTCCGCCGAGGGCGGCCGGGCCGAGCTGCGCCTCAGCCGCCGGGACGGCACGTACCTGTGGGTGTCCCTGCGCAACTCGGTCGTGGCCGACACCGCCGACGGGCCGCGCTTCCTGCTCACCCATGTCGAGGACATAGAGGAGCGCAAACGGCACGAGCTGAACCTCGCCCACCGCGCCTCGCACGACGCGCTGACCGGGCTGCCCAACAGCGCCGAGCTGAAGTCACGGCTCAGCGCCCGGATCTGCGAGCGGCCGAACTCCCCGGCCGCGACCGCGATCGAGGCGCTGGACGCGGCGTACGGGGACGTCGAGTCGTCCCTGACCCACGGCTACCAGGCCGACGGCTACGAGGGCGAGGCGATCCCCGGCGGCGGGCCCTTCGACCACCATGTGCACGCGGTCGCCCCGGACCCGGAGCACGACGACGGGACGAAGGGGCTCGCGGTCCTCTTCTGCGACCTCGACGGCTTCAAGTCCATCAACGACCGCTTCGGGCACCACACCGGCGACGCCGTGCTCATCGAGGTCTCCCGGCGGCTGAGCACCTGTGTGCGGGACGGTGACACCGTCGCCCGGCTCGGGGGTGACGAATTCGTCGTTCTCGCCGACGGCCTCGGGGCTGCGGACGCCGCTGACCTGGCCGTTCGCCTGAGAAATGCCATCATTCCGCCCATAAGGGTAGATGGTCGCGCGGTCCGCGTCGGGGCGAGTTTCGGCATCGGCTGGGCCGAGTGCGGAATGACCGTCGAAGAGGTCCTGCGCTCCGCCGACCAGCGGATGTACGTGGAGAAGCGGTCCCGGTCGAAGGTTCACCGCCGGGCCGGATGA